The genome window GGTGGATAATAAACATGATTTGGGATAACGAACGCCCGGGAAATCCCATGCCCGAGCGCTATCTCGAATCGAATTGAAGCCAATTTTTGAAGTTAATCCTCCGATAGCGGCAAACTTATGACATTAGAAAACCTGAAAATAGCCCTCGTTCACGATTGGCTGACCGGCATGCGCGGCGGTGAAAAAGTGTTGGAAGCGCTCTGCGAAATGTTCCCGGATGCGGATTTGTTCACGTTGCTGCACAATCGCGGTAGCGTTTCGCCGCTCATTGAAAATCGCAAAATCGTTACCTCGTTTATCGATAATTTGCCGGGGAAAGCTACGCGCTATCGCCACTATTTGCCGCTGTTTCCCACCGCTATCGAGCAGCTCAATTTTAAGGGATACGACCTGATTTTATCCACCTCGCATTGCGTGGCAAAGGGCGTCCGAACGCCGCCAAATGCGTTGCACATCAGCTATTTGCACACGCCGATGCGCTATGTGTGGGATATGTACGAAGATTATTTTGGCGCGGATAAAACCGGTTGGTTGTCGCGGAAAATCATCCCGTTTTTTGCCAATTATTTGCGGATGTGGGACGTTACCAGCGCCAACCGCGTTGACCATTTTTTAGCGAATTCTGCACATGTCGGTCGGCGGATTGCCAAATATTATCGCCGTCCTTCAACGGTGATCCACCCGCCGGTGGATACAACGCAATTTCCATTGAGCACACAATCCGGGGATTTTTATTTGATGATCACCGCGCTGGTGCCTTACAAAAAAGTGGATTTGGCGATTCGCGCGTTCAACCAAAACGGAAAACCGCTGCACATCGTCGGCAGCGGTCCGGAAAAAGCGGCGCTGCAGAAACTTGCGGGCAGCAATGTGCGTTTTTTCGATTGGGTGAGCGATGCCGAATTGCGCCAATTTGCCGCAGAATGCAAAGCGCTGATTTTTCCCGGCGAAGAAGATTTTGGCATCGTTCCGGTGGAAGTGCAAAGCTGCGGAAAACCAGTGATTGCCCTCGCTCGCGGCGGCGCACTAGAAACGGTGATCGGCTTCGACGGCAACAATGAGGGGCGTTGCAGCGGCATTTTTTTCGATGAACACAGCGAATCCGCGCTCCAAAATGCGATTCAACAATTTGAATCGCTGAAATGGAATGCTGAATTTATTCATCAACACGCACAGCAATTTGCAAAAGCGCAATTTATGGCAAAAATGCGCGGATTTATTGAACAGTCAGTTTCGGAATTTTTCGGGAATTAATTTTGTCACGAATGGATACGAATGGTTATTTTACTATTTTTTAATCATTTAGCCATTGATTTGTCATTCCAGCGAATGCAGGAATCTCCGTGTTATGCGGATGAGATTCCTGCCTGCGCCGGAATGACAAAATGAAGAAATCGTGAATATTTGTGGCAAAAAAGAAAACAACGTAGAAAATGAACCAAAACATTTACAGACGTAACCTCTCCGTGCCATTTTTGAAAATGGTAACAGACGCGATTTCGCTCACCGGTGCGGTGCTTTTTTCCTATTATTTGCGCTTTTTTTCACCGCTGACGGAGCTGATTCCGGTGACCAAAGGTCTGCCGTCGCTGACCGGCTACGTTTATTTTTCAATTTTTTTGGTGATCGCATATTTGCTGTTGTTCGGCGCGACAAACGCGTATCGTAGCCGCTTTTTCAGCACATTCTCGCAGGATATTCCCTCAATTCTTAAAAATTGCTTTCTGGGTATTTTAATAGCGATGAGCGGCGCATTTTTGTATCGCGATTTTTCCTATTCCCGGCTGGTGTTCGGGCTGATTTTTGTTAACTCCATCGTGTTTTTGCTGGTCGGGCGATTCATTTTTCATCGCATCAAACAGCGATTTTTGAGCAAAGGCTTTAGCAAAATGAACGTGGTTTTGGCAGGTTCCGCCGGAATTTTGCGTCAGGTATACGAACGGCTGCATATCGATACCACACTCAACTTCAATCTCACCGGCTATTTCGCTAACGCGCATGTCAATGAAATTGCTGTGCCGCATTTGGGCAAACTGAGTGATCTGCCAGGTCTTATCGCATCTGAAAATGCGCCGGACGGCGTGGTCATCGCCTTTGAACAGGGCGATCACCAAAACATATGGCAAATCCTGCAAGCCACAGAAGGACGTAACTTGGAGCTGTTTTATGTGCCGGATGTGCTGGATATTATCACTTCAAAATTCCACACGCTGGAAGCCGGCGGCATTCCGTTGTTGCAATTGAAAGCGTATGTACTTGCCGGCTGGCAGGGATTGCTCAAACGCGGGTTCGATGTGATTGTCTCGCTAACCGGGCTACTGCTGCTGTCGCCGTTTTTTCTGCTGCTCGCGACGATCATTAAACTGACATCGCCGGGACCGGTGTTTTATCGCCAAAAGCGGGTCAGTCTTGACGGGCAGGAATTTGCGATGATCAAATTTCGATCGATGCGGTCGGATGCGGAAGCGGAAACCGGACCGGTTTGGGCAAAAGCGGACGATCCGCGCACCACGTCCATCGGCAAATTATTGCGTCGGACAAGCCTGGATGAACTGCCGCAGTTGATTAACGTGATCAAAGGCGAGATGAGTTTGGTGGGTCCGCGACCGGAGCGGCGGCATTTTGTGGAGCAATTTCAGTCGCATGTGCCAAAATATCTGGAGCGCCACCGGGTGCGCTGCGGCATGACCGGCTGGGCACAGGTGAACGGGCTTCGCGGACAATCGTCCATCGAAGATCGCACGCGATACGATTTATATTACATCGAAAACTGGTCGCTGTGGTTCGATATCAAAATTATTTTGATGACCGTTTCGGAAATTATTCGCGGGGAAAATGCGTATTAGCATAAAAAAGCGTAGCGAAGCAGGAGCTTCGCTACGAGAGTGTTTGGATAAATAAATGCCACTTACAAATTTCCGCGCCGGTCCTGTTCGCGCTCGATAGCCTCGAACAATGCTTTAAAATTCCCTTTTCCGAAACCGGAACAGCCTTTCCGTTGAATGACCTCAAAAAATAATGTCGGGCGATCCTGCACCGGTTTTGTGAAAATCTGCAGCAGATAACCGTGTTGATCGGCATCGACCAAAATACCGTATTCCGCGAGTTTCGCGATGTTTTCATCAATTTTGCCAACGCGATCCTGCAGCATATCGTAATATGTCGCCGGCGTTTCCAAAAATTCCACCCCGTTTTCCCGTAACATACTTACCGTTCGAACGATATCTTTGGTATCCAGCGCGATGTGCTGAACACCGGGACCGGTGTAATATTCAACAAATTCCTGGATTTGCGATTTTTTCATTCCTTGCGCCGGGCGATTGATGGGCATTTTGATCCGCTCATTTTCGCTCGAAACAACAATCGAGCGCAATGCAGTGTGTTCAGTGGAAATATCTTTGTCATCCACCGACCAGAAGCGGTGAAAGCCCAACACATTTTCATACCACGAGGCCACTTTTTGCATCTCACCTTCCGGCTGATTTCCCACAAAGTGGTCAATAAAATTCAACCCGACATCGCTGGTTTTTACCGCTGTTTTATAAGGCATAAATCCCGGCAAAAACACACCGTCGTAATCTTTTCGCTCCACAAACGTGTGCAGCGTGTCGCCGTATGTATGGATGCTGGACAGCACCACTTTGCCGTTGTCATCGGAATATTCGGTGGGTTTTTGGTGGGAAACGGCACCGTTTTGGGTGGTGTATTCCCATGCGGCTGTGGCGTCATCAACCCAAAATGCAACGTCCCGAACGCCATCGCCATGCAGCATTAGATGCACATTCATCGGCGAATTTGCCCGGTATGGCGATGACAACACCAGCCGGATTTTATTTTGCTGCAACATATAGCTGGCTTTTTCGCGATCGCCGGTTTCCAGCCCGCGATACGCAACCGGTTCGAAGCCGAAAACCGTTTGGTAGTAATGTGCGGCTTGTTTGGCATTCCCGACAATCAGTCGCACGTGATCCGTACCGAAAATTTGAAAGGGTGGTTTCATTATTCCTCCTGTTTGATAAAAAATGTCGCGCAATTAAATTTACATCGCAAAAGTTGCTATCGCCATTCCGAAGTTAGATTGTCGGTTTTGGCGATACAAAAACCACCTAAATGTCAATCGAAATTATGTGTTGACATGCCAAGCCGTGTTTATTATCTTTGCCTTGCTATAAACGATGGGGCCATAGCTCAGTTGGGAGAGCGCTTGAATGGCATTCAAGAGGTCAGGGGTTCGACTCCCCTTGGCTCCACAACCGATTCACGGCACCAATTTTCAGTCGTGAATTTTTTATCTGAATTCCCCCCGTTTTTTAAGATGGCGCCGTACCCAAGTGGCTAAGGGAGAGGCCTGCAAAGCCTTTATGCGGCGGTTCGAATCCGCCCGGCGCCTCTTGTTTTCTTCAATCGCAACCAAATTCCGCATTTATCGTTTCATAATCTGACCAAAAACATGATTGTCTTACTATTTTTTAAAGGAAACTCTCATGAATTTATTACGTACCTCTCTCTTCATTTTTATTATTTCCGCACTATTGGCTGGCTGCCAAAACACCGGTCAACCGGCTGAAACAGAAAATGTCGCCGATAAACAAAACAGCGAATCCGGTTACGATGAAGCCCTCGCCAAAAAATTGGGCGCCGATGATTACGGCATGAAACCATATGTTATGGCATTCCTCAAAGCCGGACCAAACCGCAGCCAGGATGAAGAAACCGCTGCAAAATTGCAAAAAGCACATCTCGATAATATCAAACGAATGGCGGAAGAAGGCTCGCTGGTGTTGGCCGGACCGTTTATGGATGACGATGACATTCGCGGCATCTACATTTTTAATGTTGCAACAATCGAGGAAGCCCGCGCACTTACCGAAACCGATCCGGCGATTCAGGCCGGGCGACTGGTGATGGAATTACACCCTTGGTATGGCACCGCCGCACTGCCGGTATTGAAAGATGTTTACCCCAAACTCGCAAAAAAATCATTTTGAAATTGAAACCGGAGTAACTTTTGGCTCAATTGATAGAAACGCGATTTTCACTGACACCCGAACCACCGTTCCATTTTGCTAATACCGCATATTCGCATGGCTGGGTGGCGCTCCACCCTAATCAATGGGATAAAGAACAGCAAAAACTGCAACGTGCCGAACATTTGTCGAGCGGAAACGTCGTTAATATTAGCGTCGAAAACAGTGGATCAATTCACGAGCCGATAATTTGTATCGATGTTCAGCATGCAGAATCGTTGACAGAAGCAGAATTACAAGAAATATCCAAAAATGTGCGCCACATGTTCCGGCTCGATGAAAATTTTCACGAATTTTACAGCATTTGTAAATCTGCCGGAAAGCAGTGGCAAAAAATGAGTAACGGCTTGGGTCGATTGCTGCGCTCGCCTTCCGTTTATGAAGACATCGTCAAAACGATTTGCACAACAAATATTCAGTGGGGCGGCACAAAACGGATGGTCGAAGGCATCGTTCGCGAGTTTGGCGCACCATTTCCCGGTGATGAAAATCTGAACGCATTCCCTTCGCCGCAGGCGATTGCCGCAATCCCGTTCGCGGAATTTTCGAAACGGGTAAATTTGGGATATCGCAGCGATTACATCCATTTGCTTTCCCGGCGCATCGCCGATGGCGAGCTGGAGCCGGAGCAATTTCTCGATCCGGAAATTCCTACGCCGGAATTAAAAAAATCGCTGTTGCGCATCAAAGGCATCGGAAATTACGCCGCCGCAACCATGCTGATGCTGCTCGGGCGTTACGACGAGTTACCGGTAGACAGCGTGTTTCGCCAGTTCGTTTCCCAAAAATATTTTGGCGGAGCGCCAATGTCAGACAAAGACGGTGCCGCCATTTACGACGATTGGGGAAAGTGGAAATATCTCGCATATTGGTTTGATGTGTGGGAAGGAACAACAGAAAATATTTAATCGCTACAAAAAATGCCGTAGTTTTACGACTACGGCACTGCATTTCACTTGATATTCACTGAAAAATCTTTTGTCAAACAGTAGTATTTGAACACCATAAAATCAAGCTTATTTACTTGATATTTACTCATGCAAAGGATATCGCTTGATTATTTGTGATCAAAAGCACCTTTTTTGCGCGACGGTTTTTGATTTTTCTCTTCGGGTTGCTCGCGGAACAGCAAAATTGTGCTGCCGATGATCTGCACCAACTCCGAATGCGTTTTACGCGCCAGAATTTCTCCCGCAAGCTCCTTTTCCAACGGACAAGATTCCTGTAGCTTTATTTTCAGCAATTCTTTGGTATTGAATGCATTTTCCACATTTGTGAGCGTGCCGTCCGTTATGCCTTCTTTCCCGACCCAGATTTCCGGTTTCAGGTGATGCCCTTCGGAGCGCAGCTCGCGTTTTTCTTTGCCAGTCAACATAATATTCCTCTATTTTATTAAAAAAAATCAGCCACCCGAAAGTGAGTGGCTGACCGCAAATTTAGCAATATTTTTTGGCAAAACTATATAAAATTATCCGTTACGCTGCACATCCACAACCAGATCGCCCACTTCGTCGAGCATTTTGGTCATGGCTTGTCCGATGGCTTTGCGATAGCGAATCATAAAATTGGGATTTTCGATGTTCGCCTGAAATGTGAAAAAGCGGTTCAAATAAATCGGCAGATAAAAATTAACCTGCAGGTTATTTGCCGCGTAGGTTTCCATTTTCTTCAGCTCATCTTTGTGCGCTTTGTAAAATTCCATGTATTCGGGAATCACTTCTTCGGCAACCTGATTGGCATCCACTTTTACGCCGTTGTAATTGTAAACGGAAGTCGCTTTGGATTTCAGGAATTTGAGAATCGCGAAACGAACGGAATCGATATTTCGGGAAAGCATACCACATTTTACGGCTTCTTCGTAATACACGCCCAAATCGTTACCGTTGTAGGTTTGAACAATTTCAATCGTTTCGGACAGGAAATCTTCTTTTTTTCGTTTGGCGATGCGCAATTTTTTGCTGCTCTCGAAATCGAAATCGAACGGTTCGCCGCTGCCGGTCACTACCGTCATTTTCACAAAGGGCGAAACGATGGTATCCACCATTCGCGTTGAAGCATAATGGATTGAGTAGCCCAACTGAAACTTGAATCGCTCGTGGGTCATTTCTTCCGGCAGATAAAAATATGCCACAATTTCTTCATCGGAAATGGCGATTTGGTCCAGTTTGGTGGTTTCGCGCTCGAAAACACCGTTGTCGCGCATCATTTCCAGAAATTCCGTCATCTGCATTGCGGGATCGATGCCGGGCAAAACGCCGGCGATTACCGGATAATCTTCGCTTTGCCAAACGACCAGTTTCACGGTATCGGAATTATCTTTTAAATACGGATTGTTGTTGAGGTTTTCCAGCACCAACGTGCGTCCGGGAAATTTATTGAGGTAGCTTGCCGGCACTTTGAGCATTTTGCACAGCTCTTTCAGCGCGGTGATGGTGATAAAATAACGTTTGTTATTAACCAGCACCACCAGCGTGCCTTCGTCGTCCGTGGTGAAGCTGAGGTTTTGAATTTGCTCGTTTATCACACCGTCTTCCAGATTGGTAGCGAATTCGATTGCACTTGCCGCATCGTCAAACAACCCGCCTTCCGGCACGACAACCCGCCCAAAACGGTAATATTCCATTGGCCGATCTCCTTAAAATTTACACATGAAAAGTGAACAAAAATATACTATATTGATTTTTTATTTCAAACAAGAAATTGGAAAATCGCGCCCCAATATACAAACAGCGGCGCGATTGCCAAACGACAAAAACACGCCGCTGTAAACGGATTTTCAGATATGATTAAAATGCGAACTGGCTGGTCACGTCTTTCCGGGTGCGTTTTTCCAGCAGACGGAATTCGTGGGGCATCAGCTCTTCGTTGGCTTCCGCGATAATTTTTACCCAATATTTCCACATTAGCTGAAACGCACGACCGAATCGTTTATTATTAATGTATTCGAACATTTCCGGGTGCACCTGCAACACCACCCGCCGGTCGAACCGGGAAACGGTGTATCGCCGGATGGCGCGCTCCACATTGGCCATAATGGTGCCTTTTGTGGGCACTAATCCGGTGCCCTTGCAATTTGGGCACGGCTCGGTGATGTTGTAAATCAGGCTCGGGCGAACCCGCTGGCGGGTCATTTCCACCAGCCCGAAACGGCTCATCGGTTCAATTTTGCTGACGGCGCGGTCGCGGGAAAATTCTTTGTATAGCTCGTTGAGCACCCGCTTTTTGTTGGCATTTTCTTCCATATCGATAAAATCGATGACCAGCAACCCGCCGATATCGCGGAGCCGCACCTGCCGGGCAACTTCCCGGACTGAATCGAGATTGATTTTCAGCGAGTTGCGCTCGTGATCTTTCCGCCCAAAATAGCGTCCGCTGTTCACGTCAATTACCGACAGCGCCTCGGTTTGTTCGATGAACAAATAGCCGCCGTTTTCCATCCACACTTTCTTTTCGATGCTGCGCTGGATTTCTTTTTCAACTTCAAAGGCATCAAAAACGGGTTGCTTGCCGCGATAATATTCCACCCTGCGGTGCAAATCGCTGCTCACATCTTTCAGGTATTCCTGAATATCGCGGTGCAATTTCCGGGAATCGACAACCACGCGTTTCACATCTTCGGTGAACAAATCACGAATAACGCTGGATGCCATGCTCAAATCCTTATACAGTAACGTGAACGCTTTTGCATCGGGCATCTTTTTTTCGAGATCTTTCCACTGCTCGAGCAGGCGATTGAGGTCCTGCTTTAGCGCTTCCTCGTCTTTGCCATCGGCGACGGTGCGGATGATCAGCCCAAAATCTTTGGGCAATAATTTTCGCATCAAATTCCGGAGCCGTTTGCGCTCCTGGTTTGATGATATTTTTCGCGATACGCCAACTTTGCGCAATTTTGGCAACAGCACCACAAAGCGCCCGGGCAAATTTATTTCCGTGCTGACGCGCGGTCCTTTATTGGCAATCGGTTCTTTCACAATTTGAACGACAATTTCCTGACCATTGTGCAGCAAATCCTGCGGATCCACATCGTTGCGAACCTCGCCGTTGTCTTCCAAATCGTCGTCGTCGATATCCGCAAATAATTGCCCGACGCGGTTTCCCATATCGGAAAAATGCAAAAACGCATCCTGTTTAAACCCGATATCGATAAACGCGGCCTGCATGCCTTTGACCACTTTACGAACTTTACCTTTGTAAATATCGCCGACTTTGCGTTCGTTATCCGGACGCTCGACAAATAGCTCGACCAATCGCCTGTCTTCCAACAACGCAATGCGCGTATCCTCGTTGGTCGAATTGATGATAATTTCTTTTTCCATAACAGAGAAGCCCTGTTTCTTTGTTTTCAATGAACTTACAGCAAATGCTTTTCCGCAAATTTGCGGATAACGCATTCGCGCCGGATACTTTTCCGGTGATGAATAATCAGGGCGGGATACCGCAGAACATCGGCAAATTGCCGCTTCTGCAGGGCTACTGGAATTGCGAAAATTGCCGGTTTTTGCCACATGTTGCAGCATTTTTCCGGCGGAATTTTTGCCGATACTTCAGCGCAAATTCAAAAAAAGGTTCGTCGAAACAGGTTCGAAAAATGTTCTAATGCCGACAGTGTTAAACAGCTTCACCGGTAAAAAAATTACAGCACATCGAACGGCGTTTGGGTTGTTTCGCCATCCGAAATCAGCTGACCGGTTCGTTGAATGAGAAAATAGCGATAATCCACATCGTGCGGCGCCAACATCGATTCGAGCACTTCGTTGATTTTTGTAGCGCGTCCCTCGATGGTTACCAGCGTTACGTGCAACACATCTTTTTCCAGATATATTTTTCGCACAAACGGGCGGATGTCCACATCTTTCATGCCGTCTTTTCCGGCGCGTTGGATCATCGCTTCGGGTTTTGCCAGCCATTCATCAATCCAGTCTTGCGGCAGCTTAAATTGTTGCAACGCAATTTCGTATGTGGAGCAATTGATAATGGCGGCGAGTGCGGACACCTTTCGAAAGATGCCCTGAAACTGTAAAATTCGGATGCCTTCGGGTAAAACGGTGTTGAATTGTTGGGCGAGATCGAGCTCGCGTCCCACTTCAACTTCCATATCCAGATATTCTGCGATAGAGGAAATACCGGTCGGCAACGGCATTCCGTACCCAATTTTGGGATTGCGCCGCAACCCCTGCGAATACACGAGGGGAATTTTGGCTAATTTGGCGCATCGCTCAAAAACGCGCACATTATCCAGATGGGAGATAAACCGCATTGCCCCGGTTTTGGAGTAGCGAACCCGGATTTTCCGTTTGATCGCCGGCGTAGTAACCTGTTTCTTTTTGCCACGCCGTCCGAAACGGACCGGTTCGTCCGAGGGAACAACAACGGATTGGGCACTTTGCCCCGGGAGATTCACACGGTGTTGCGTTGCGCCGGATTGGCAATATCGCTCGAAATCGGATCGCTTTATCCCGCCGTAGCCCAGCGAGACCCGTTCTTTATTGAGCGGATGGAGCTGCCCTTGCAGCGCGCGCAACTTTTCTTCTTTGAGATGGGTTTTGGAAATCCCCACATCGATGTGATCCCACGGCAGTGCAACAG of Calditrichia bacterium contains these proteins:
- the yhbY gene encoding ribosome assembly RNA-binding protein YhbY translates to MLTGKEKRELRSEGHHLKPEIWVGKEGITDGTLTNVENAFNTKELLKIKLQESCPLEKELAGEILARKTHSELVQIIGSTILLFREQPEEKNQKPSRKKGAFDHK
- a CDS encoding Rne/Rng family ribonuclease, with product MEKEIIINSTNEDTRIALLEDRRLVELFVERPDNERKVGDIYKGKVRKVVKGMQAAFIDIGFKQDAFLHFSDMGNRVGQLFADIDDDDLEDNGEVRNDVDPQDLLHNGQEIVVQIVKEPIANKGPRVSTEINLPGRFVVLLPKLRKVGVSRKISSNQERKRLRNLMRKLLPKDFGLIIRTVADGKDEEALKQDLNRLLEQWKDLEKKMPDAKAFTLLYKDLSMASSVIRDLFTEDVKRVVVDSRKLHRDIQEYLKDVSSDLHRRVEYYRGKQPVFDAFEVEKEIQRSIEKKVWMENGGYLFIEQTEALSVIDVNSGRYFGRKDHERNSLKINLDSVREVARQVRLRDIGGLLVIDFIDMEENANKKRVLNELYKEFSRDRAVSKIEPMSRFGLVEMTRQRVRPSLIYNITEPCPNCKGTGLVPTKGTIMANVERAIRRYTVSRFDRRVVLQVHPEMFEYINNKRFGRAFQLMWKYWVKIIAEANEELMPHEFRLLEKRTRKDVTSQFAF
- a CDS encoding glycosyltransferase — translated: MTLENLKIALVHDWLTGMRGGEKVLEALCEMFPDADLFTLLHNRGSVSPLIENRKIVTSFIDNLPGKATRYRHYLPLFPTAIEQLNFKGYDLILSTSHCVAKGVRTPPNALHISYLHTPMRYVWDMYEDYFGADKTGWLSRKIIPFFANYLRMWDVTSANRVDHFLANSAHVGRRIAKYYRRPSTVIHPPVDTTQFPLSTQSGDFYLMITALVPYKKVDLAIRAFNQNGKPLHIVGSGPEKAALQKLAGSNVRFFDWVSDAELRQFAAECKALIFPGEEDFGIVPVEVQSCGKPVIALARGGALETVIGFDGNNEGRCSGIFFDEHSESALQNAIQQFESLKWNAEFIHQHAQQFAKAQFMAKMRGFIEQSVSEFFGN
- a CDS encoding undecaprenyl-phosphate glucose phosphotransferase, translating into MNQNIYRRNLSVPFLKMVTDAISLTGAVLFSYYLRFFSPLTELIPVTKGLPSLTGYVYFSIFLVIAYLLLFGATNAYRSRFFSTFSQDIPSILKNCFLGILIAMSGAFLYRDFSYSRLVFGLIFVNSIVFLLVGRFIFHRIKQRFLSKGFSKMNVVLAGSAGILRQVYERLHIDTTLNFNLTGYFANAHVNEIAVPHLGKLSDLPGLIASENAPDGVVIAFEQGDHQNIWQILQATEGRNLELFYVPDVLDIITSKFHTLEAGGIPLLQLKAYVLAGWQGLLKRGFDVIVSLTGLLLLSPFFLLLATIIKLTSPGPVFYRQKRVSLDGQEFAMIKFRSMRSDAEAETGPVWAKADDPRTTSIGKLLRRTSLDELPQLINVIKGEMSLVGPRPERRHFVEQFQSHVPKYLERHRVRCGMTGWAQVNGLRGQSSIEDRTRYDLYYIENWSLWFDIKIILMTVSEIIRGENAY
- the hppD gene encoding 4-hydroxyphenylpyruvate dioxygenase; this translates as MKPPFQIFGTDHVRLIVGNAKQAAHYYQTVFGFEPVAYRGLETGDREKASYMLQQNKIRLVLSSPYRANSPMNVHLMLHGDGVRDVAFWVDDATAAWEYTTQNGAVSHQKPTEYSDDNGKVVLSSIHTYGDTLHTFVERKDYDGVFLPGFMPYKTAVKTSDVGLNFIDHFVGNQPEGEMQKVASWYENVLGFHRFWSVDDKDISTEHTALRSIVVSSENERIKMPINRPAQGMKKSQIQEFVEYYTGPGVQHIALDTKDIVRTVSMLRENGVEFLETPATYYDMLQDRVGKIDENIAKLAEYGILVDADQHGYLLQIFTKPVQDRPTLFFEVIQRKGCSGFGKGNFKALFEAIEREQDRRGNL